A section of the Deinococcus taeanensis genome encodes:
- a CDS encoding adenine deaminase, translated as MVGTSTGQGQVDRRRLVRVARGEERGDLVVRGARVVQPATREIFEADVLVADGRVAALGSGFQATRVVEARGAFLAPGFIDGHVHIESSLLTPAGFAQAVLRRGTTGVVAEPHELVNVLGPGGLEWMLAAGRTSGLRVWASAPSCVPASAFETGGACVGAAETARMLRVPGVLGLAEMMNYPGVLGGDEAVWAVLEAGRASGLRLDGHASGVTGRDLQGYAAAGLQSDHEATTPEEARERLRAGLWLMVREGSAARNLEALLPVLRDRPRRAMLVSDDVSVDELLELGHLDRLMRACVTGGLHPADAVALVTCNPAEYWGLHEFGLVAPGYHADFVLLRDLQGFEVLETFVGGREARAGTVTPPLAEGGVALGAGWSAATFDVPPAWPVMQVRPDQITTGVGAPGSGDARLVVADRYGRGEWSACWTSGTGLARGTLGISVLHDAHHAAFLGGRDEDIRAAGRALEHLGGGVVVVADGEVRAQLPLPFAGLMTAQPPAQAAAALTQVTAACQALGCTLPYPVTTLSFLGLTVIPALKLTPQGLLDVAAWRRLDRAVTPA; from the coding sequence ATGGTTGGAACCAGCACAGGGCAGGGCCAGGTGGACCGGCGGCGGCTGGTGCGCGTGGCGCGCGGTGAGGAACGCGGGGATCTGGTGGTCCGCGGCGCACGTGTGGTTCAGCCGGCCACCCGGGAGATCTTTGAAGCGGACGTGCTGGTGGCCGATGGGCGCGTCGCGGCGCTGGGCAGCGGATTTCAGGCGACGCGGGTGGTGGAGGCGCGTGGAGCGTTCCTGGCGCCAGGTTTCATCGACGGCCACGTGCACATCGAGTCGAGTCTGCTGACGCCGGCGGGTTTCGCGCAGGCCGTGTTGAGGCGCGGCACGACGGGCGTGGTGGCCGAGCCGCATGAACTGGTGAATGTGCTGGGGCCGGGCGGGCTGGAGTGGATGCTCGCGGCGGGGCGCACTTCGGGGTTGCGGGTGTGGGCGTCAGCGCCGTCGTGCGTGCCTGCCAGTGCGTTCGAGACGGGCGGGGCGTGCGTGGGGGCGGCAGAAACCGCCCGGATGCTGCGCGTGCCGGGCGTGCTGGGACTGGCGGAAATGATGAACTATCCGGGCGTGCTGGGCGGCGACGAGGCCGTGTGGGCGGTGCTGGAAGCCGGACGCGCGTCGGGCCTGCGCCTGGACGGTCATGCGTCGGGCGTCACGGGCCGGGACCTGCAGGGGTACGCGGCGGCGGGCCTGCAGTCCGATCATGAGGCGACCACCCCGGAGGAGGCGCGCGAGCGGCTGCGGGCCGGGCTGTGGCTCATGGTGCGCGAGGGGTCCGCGGCGCGGAATCTGGAGGCCCTGCTGCCGGTGCTGCGTGACCGGCCGCGCCGGGCGATGCTGGTCAGCGATGACGTGAGCGTGGATGAACTGCTGGAGCTGGGCCACCTGGACCGCCTGATGCGGGCGTGCGTCACCGGTGGGCTGCACCCGGCCGACGCGGTGGCCCTGGTGACCTGCAATCCGGCCGAGTACTGGGGGTTGCATGAGTTCGGGCTGGTCGCGCCCGGGTACCACGCAGACTTTGTGCTGCTACGCGACCTGCAGGGCTTTGAGGTGCTGGAGACCTTCGTGGGCGGGCGGGAGGCCCGTGCCGGCACGGTCACGCCGCCCCTGGCGGAGGGTGGCGTGGCCCTGGGGGCCGGGTGGAGCGCAGCGACCTTTGACGTGCCGCCCGCGTGGCCGGTCATGCAGGTGCGGCCGGACCAGATCACGACCGGCGTGGGTGCGCCGGGCAGCGGGGACGCGCGGCTGGTGGTGGCCGACCGGTACGGGCGGGGGGAGTGGTCAGCGTGCTGGACGTCCGGGACGGGCCTGGCGCGCGGCACGCTGGGGATCAGCGTGCTGCACGACGCGCACCACGCGGCCTTCCTGGGCGGCAGGGATGAGGACATCCGCGCCGCGGGGCGGGCGCTGGAACACCTGGGGGGCGGCGTGGTGGTGGTCGCTGACGGGGAAGTGCGGGCGCAGCTGCCCCTGCCGTTCGCGGGGCTGATGACGGCCCAGCCGCCGGCGCAGGCCGCCGCGGCGCTGACGCAGGTGACCGCGGCGTGCCAGGCGCTGGGCTGCACGCTGCCTTACCCGGTGACCACGCTGAGTTTCCTG